Part of the Flammeovirga agarivorans genome is shown below.
TAATTCATCTGGTCTAGTTGCTAAGTGCCAATACGTACCAATTTCCCATAAACCCTTAGGCTCTTTTTGGAGATAGACGGCATGAAAATTAGCTAACCAAGATAAACAAGCATTAATTTCTTCCCATGTGATTTCAGATACTCTTCGATCAAAACCTACTTCATCTAAATCTTCTAAGAGGATCACAACATCATCATTAATAAAAGTAATACCTAAGCAATCTGGGATTCTACAATTGTCGTTAGTGAGATGACTATAATTTTTATAAAAGTAGGTCTCGACTTGATAAGACTTTAATTTTCGTTGATGTGAGATATCAGTATTCCATCCTCTAGGGTGATCTCCTTGTGCTCCTAGTTGGACATGTTTTACAATTATGCTCTTTTGTTTATACCCATCAAGTGAGTACCTAACGATAGATCCGTAACCACTCCATAAGCTTTGGATCATTATTTTATCATTAATTCTTTCAGCTTTCGTTTCCTGAAGAATAAATTTTTCAATTTCTTTTTCCATCAAAATGTTGGTTTTTGGTAAAGATAGGGCTGTTTTTGAAGAAAGATGAAAAAGAAAAAATATTTTTTTCAATAAAAGTGATTACAAAAATGATGTGGCTATGTCTTATTTACAGATAGCAATTTATTCTACTATAAAATTTAATGAAGAAATAAGTAGTATTAAACGGGCAGATACGATAATATTTATGGTATCTGCTTTTTTTATGTTCTTATTTTAGTAGTTAGTATATTGCTTCTATCAATAATCATTAAAAACTAACAATGAAGAAATCTCTTATTTTAAGTATTACATTTTTAATACTTTCATCGATTGTTCTTTACTTCATGATGCCAACTATTGCCTATGGTTTCAATGGCTGGTCGATGGCACTTACCTGTATTCTAGGAGTACTATTTATTTTCGAAACTTCGTTTACAGGAAATGACATCACTACTTTTAAAAAGATAAATATAGGCTTAATCACCGGTTTACTTTTTTATACTTTCGTTTTACCATTTGTTACGACCACACCCATCTTAAGAAGTAAGGCCTATAGAAATATGATAGGTACTGTGAAAATGGGAGAAGACTTTTCTAGTCAGGTAGCTCCAATTTCTACAGATGAAATCAGAATTGTTGATGAATATACAGCTTCCCGATTAGGTGATAAAGTACTAGGTTCAATACCAAGTTTAGGGTCTCAAGCCTACCTTGGTTCATTCAGTATTCAGAATGTAAAAGGACAATTATATTGGGTGGCTCCACTATTACACTCGGGGTTTTTCAAGTGGAACAATAATAAAGAAGGAACACCAGGATACGTAATGGTTTCTGCTACAAATGAAAGAGATGTAAAGCTTGTACAAGAAGTGAATAATAAGCCAGTAAGAATAAAATATCAACCGGAAGCATTTTTTACAACTGACCTCTCAAGGCATATCTATTTCAATGGTTATGTCACTCAAGGTTACGATGACTATTCGTTTGAGGTAGATGATGAAGGTAATCCTCATTGGATTATTACTTTATATGACCGAAAAGTAGGCTTCTCCGGAGAAAATGCGAAAGGAGTTTTAGTTGTTGATGTAGAAACAGGAGCACTCCATGAGTACAGTATTGAAGATGCTCCAAAATGGATAGATAGAATTCAGCCGGAATCATTTATAGTGACTCAATTAGATGATTGGGGTGAATATGTTCATGGTTATTTTAATTTTTCTAACGAGAATAAGCTAACCACAACAAAGGGAATGTCTTTAGTGTATGGAGTTGATAATAGATCGTATTGGTATACTGGGTTAACATCTGTCGGTGGAGATGAAGGTACAGTTGGATTTGTTTTGGTAGATACTAGAACAAAAGAAACAATTTGGTACAAACAAGTAGGTGCTACAGAACAAGCAGCAAGACAGTCAGCAATGGGTAAGGTACAAGAGAAGAGATATGTAGCTTCTTTTCCCATAACATATAATATTACTGGTATCCCGACTTATGTGATGTCATTAAAAGATAATGCAGGGTTGATAAAAATGATTGCGATGGTCTCTGTTGAGGATTATACTATCGTTGGGGTAGGCAATAATATCAAAGAAGCGCTACGATCTTATAAAAACAGTATCAATAGTAAAGGCAACTCTATTCATACTAATGGATATGCTGATTCAAAATCTATCTCTTCTGTTGTAGAAAGAATATCTAAAGATATTAGAAATGGGAATACAAATTATTACCTATTACTAAAAGATCAAAATTCTAAATTATTTGTAGGTTCTTCAATGATCTCCAATGAGTTACCGATTACAAATGTAAATGATAGTGTTAGGATTTTCTATGATGAAAGTTCTAGTGAATTAATCGATATCGTAAGTTTTGATAACCTAATGATGGATTTGAAGTCAGATTAATTTTTCTTCAAATACAAAATTGATAGAATATATTTCTTTATAAAAATAAATTCAAATCCTTTCATACTATTTTATTGATTGCATTTTTTTGTAACTTATAAAGTATGAAAGGATTTTTTTTAGCTAACTTCTTATTACTTTTTACTTCTACTCTTTCTTTTTCGCAAACTATTATCTCAGGAAATGTTAGAGATTCAAATGGAAAACCTTTAGAAGGAGTGACAGTGCTTGCTTATAAAATGCAAGACGATTATTTATTGAGCAATGATATTACTGATACAGCAGGTGGTTTCACACTTGATGTGAGTACTAAGGTAGATAGTGTCCGAGTTTTACTTCAAATGATAGGTTTTAAGTCTCAAACTTTATTGTTACCTAACATTGATCATTCTTCAGAATTTACCCTTTCAAAATCTGGGACTGATTTTGATAAAGAAATAATTCAGGAGAAGAAACTTACAAAGTTTCAGGAAGTATTAGAACAAAATATTCCACAACAAGAGATTCCTAGAATTAATACTGATTTAGGCTATAATTATCCAGGTGTAAGTATTTCTCCAAAGGGTACTTTACACTATTATGGACAAGAATTAACTAATTATACAATTACTTTAGAGCCAGTGTTATCATTGGAAAATGATTCTCTGTTATCGATTACAGATTCTTTTTCAAGTATTGAAACCAATAAGAGCAATAGTATAGATGCAAAAGATAAATCAACGAAAGAATTCACCACAGAAATGATCATGAGTGGAGGAGTACCTTTTCTTTGGGATATTATGTTGCAACCTACAATTCAAAAAGAAAACTTTAGAAGCACCAATACTTTTCATTCCTCTAATAGTGGGAAAAATGATATCAAGAAACTCCAGAAAGTTGATTTAAGGAATTTATTTAAATATGGTTCTATAGAAAGTGTACCTTTATTTATCTCTGGCCAAGATGAAGTGAATAGTAAAATGTTGTCTAATGATTTTATAAATACACAAGAAACACACTCCTTCCAATCGAACTCTCTTTTTGAAAAAGGAAATTCTACCTTTCAAGTTAATTTGAGTGGATATACGGATCAACGATCACAAGCTATTCAAAATGAGGACATGTACTTTGCACATAGTGATACAATCCACTTTTCTGATAAATGTCAATCCAACTTTAAGAATAATTACGTTGCAGCACAATTAGGCTATCAATTTGTCGATGATATTAAAAAAATTAATAATAAGATTTACTTCAAATATCTAGATCATCAGGAACAATCAATCATAGATTGGAATAATCAGGAAGTACAGCAAGATCATAATAGCCACTTTTATACTGTAGGCAATCAATTGGATGTATTGTATTCATTAAAAGAAGATAGTTGGTTAAGCTTTAACTCATTTATAGAATACCAACATCAGCCTGAGGATTTATTTGTTAATGGAGGACCACTACAAGATGTTAGATTATTTTGGGATGATCAGCAATATGATCAAAAGGTAGAGACGACCACTTCAAAAGCCTATGTTAGTAGTGCTTATAAAAAGCAATGGAATAATATCGCTCTGGAAACCAAAATGGATTTATCCTATAGTCACCAAAAACTTTCCTCATCCTTGGGTCTCAGAGAACAGGTTTCAAGAAGTGATACCTATGTAAATGATATAGAATCAAACTCTTTTATACCTTCTATTCGACCAGAGTTTAGTTTTAAGAAAGGAAGGTTTTTATTAACGGCGACACCTCAATTTGCTTATCAGTTTCAAGAGTTGAATAATAGTATTACCACCGAGAGTGATCATGTTGCAAAGCTCACCTTCGAACCTGCAACTAAATTTCATTATAAATCAGATCGCTTCTTTGTTGAGCTTTATCACAGGAGAGATGTGGAATTTAATTCATTACCTGATATTTACAGCGGTTATATATTGACGGATTATAGAACTTTCCTCCAAAAGAATTTACCCTTGCTTTCCAATACTGTGAATAATTATCATGCACAAATAAATACCTTTTTGGAATTGTTGATGTTAGATCTTACTGTCAACTATAACTATGAAACAGTCAAAAGAAATTGGATATCGAGCATTGAAGTGCAAGAAGATGGATTGAATGGAGTATCGTACATTGTATTTGATGAAAACCTAAAAGATAACCAATCAATTCAAGCTATTTTGGGTTGGGATATCTCTTCTCTTCATACTAAAATTAATGGTAGTTATACCTTTGGACAACTTTCTGAAGATATTATGGTGACAAAGGTTTTGAGTAATAACTTAGGAGAATACCAAAGGGCGAATGCTTCAATTAATTTATCCATGAGTGACAGGTTGAACCTCATAGCCAACTATCAATATTTTACACAAAGAAACTCCTTTCAATTCAACCAATTGGCTTCAATAACTGAGAGCAGTGTTGGGGCTACCTTGGAATATACTACACCAAAGCATCATTTTAATTGGGAAAATAACTACTTGGAAAACTCTGCTTTAGCTGATGGTATTATCATGATGAATATGAATTATGACTATACGTTTACATCAAAAAAAGTAAGGATAGGCATCGAAATTCAAAACCTCTTAGATGAGAAATCATTTGCTACCAATGAAATGATGTTTTATCAAACAACAAATACTTATTTTCAGCTTAGAGGAAGACAGGTTTTAGGGTCTATTAGATGGATGCTTTAATTCCCAAGAGTTGATTTTGTCATGCTCAACTCAATTAAGAATCGTTCAT
Proteins encoded:
- a CDS encoding carboxypeptidase-like regulatory domain-containing protein, producing MKGFFLANFLLLFTSTLSFSQTIISGNVRDSNGKPLEGVTVLAYKMQDDYLLSNDITDTAGGFTLDVSTKVDSVRVLLQMIGFKSQTLLLPNIDHSSEFTLSKSGTDFDKEIIQEKKLTKFQEVLEQNIPQQEIPRINTDLGYNYPGVSISPKGTLHYYGQELTNYTITLEPVLSLENDSLLSITDSFSSIETNKSNSIDAKDKSTKEFTTEMIMSGGVPFLWDIMLQPTIQKENFRSTNTFHSSNSGKNDIKKLQKVDLRNLFKYGSIESVPLFISGQDEVNSKMLSNDFINTQETHSFQSNSLFEKGNSTFQVNLSGYTDQRSQAIQNEDMYFAHSDTIHFSDKCQSNFKNNYVAAQLGYQFVDDIKKINNKIYFKYLDHQEQSIIDWNNQEVQQDHNSHFYTVGNQLDVLYSLKEDSWLSFNSFIEYQHQPEDLFVNGGPLQDVRLFWDDQQYDQKVETTTSKAYVSSAYKKQWNNIALETKMDLSYSHQKLSSSLGLREQVSRSDTYVNDIESNSFIPSIRPEFSFKKGRFLLTATPQFAYQFQELNNSITTESDHVAKLTFEPATKFHYKSDRFFVELYHRRDVEFNSLPDIYSGYILTDYRTFLQKNLPLLSNTVNNYHAQINTFLELLMLDLTVNYNYETVKRNWISSIEVQEDGLNGVSYIVFDENLKDNQSIQAILGWDISSLHTKINGSYTFGQLSEDIMVTKVLSNNLGEYQRANASINLSMSDRLNLIANYQYFTQRNSFQFNQLASITESSVGATLEYTTPKHHFNWENNYLENSALADGIIMMNMNYDYTFTSKKVRIGIEIQNLLDEKSFATNEMMFYQTTNTYFQLRGRQVLGSIRWML
- a CDS encoding oxidoreductase family protein — encoded protein: MEKEIEKFILQETKAERINDKIMIQSLWSGYGSIVRYSLDGYKQKSIIVKHVQLGAQGDHPRGWNTDISHQRKLKSYQVETYFYKNYSHLTNDNCRIPDCLGITFINDDVVILLEDLDEVGFDRRVSEITWEEINACLSWLANFHAVYLQKEPKGLWEIGTYWHLATRPDELEVLDDIPLKNLAQVIDQRLNNAKYKTFVHGDAKVANFCFDKEGNKVAAVDFQYIGGGCGMKDLAYFIGSCLHEEDCEKYEDIILETYFNYLKDAIQENHIDINPEEVEEEWRTLFPIAWTDFHRFLKGWSPGHWKINSYSEKMSKLVIEALS